The Hippopotamus amphibius kiboko isolate mHipAmp2 chromosome 16, mHipAmp2.hap2, whole genome shotgun sequence genomic interval CCAACTCTCCTACCTTGCTTCCTCCTAAACCAAGGGGCATCTCACTCACAGATGAGACTTAGTTGGACCCAAGTTCTCTGTATTGGATCCAGGTCCCTTTGGGAGTTAGAAGAGGATTCAGAGAGTGTACTCTGCTAAGTACTAAAGCTCTGAAGTCATTTCCCTACTGCTTCATCCTAAGGGGTTGTTAGGAGGCCTCAGTGAAGTCGCCCATGTCAAGGTCAGCACTCAGCAAAAGGGCTGTTTTATCATCACACTCACCAGGCAGAGACACAAATCTCAAGCTTTCCACTATCCAGGAGTTCTGGCCAGAAACCCTCCTCCTCCAGATTCAATACTTGTTTCTTTTGACACCACctaggaaagagggagaaaggtcAAAAGCTTGAGCAAGACCTCACCACTGCCCTGGCCCTTGGGGAATAGGGAGGGACATTCACCTGTAGGAAGACAGAAAGCTGGTCTGCATACAGGCTCTGGGTGAGTCCTCCCCGTTTTCCTCTGCCGCCCAGGTGTCCCCTCCACTCAGCACCGGCCATTTCAGGAAGTCTTCTGTTAGATGAAAAGGGTTTGTGCTCAAGTTCCTTGCCAGCTCACCAGCCCTGGGATAACTCTGCCAGGGTTTCCTGTTGGGACCtgcacctccccctcctcccttgcGATCCAGTTCCACCCCGCCCGTGGAGTCCAAGCGCCCCGCAtctggcccctccctcctgctcccttgAGGACCCGTTTCCTGGGCTCCCCACCTTCGCCCTTGGGTTTCTGGAGGAGGTTGCGTCCTATGGGTCTGCGCTCACAGAAGCGGCCCAGGACGCAGGGCCTGGGGTCGTCGGCAGGGGGCAGGTAGGTGCGGAGGATGGGTGACAGGGCGGCGTGGTCTCGGGCCAGCACGCTCAGCCACAGGTGCTGGCCGTCCACCAGGTCGCGCCAGCGGCGGCACACCTGGCGGCAGTGCCCGAGCAGCGTGTGGGGGGGCACGTGGACCAGCACCATCTCGAGCAGCTCCGTGGGCAGCTGGCCAAGACCTAGTGCCTCCTTGGGTTTGGGGTCCGGAGCGGGGACCCCGGCGGGCAGGCCCCCGGAGGCCCACATGTTGTCCTCACTGGGCCCGGGTGCGACTGCAGGAGAGCCAGTGTCAAGACTTCAGGGTGTCAGGGACCTACAGCCTCCACCAGTCACGCTCCTGCCTCAAggaccccaaactcccaacccgTCCTTGCCAGCAGACTGCCTCAGCCCCTCTCCACCACGTGCATCACAGACCCCAGCAGCCAACATCCTCTTCAACCTTGAAGACCCCTGAGTCCTACCCTGCATCTCAGCCAGTGCTCCTTGCTGACAAGCCTTCACCCGGCTTCATGGgcccccatctctgcctctgccctTTTTATTCATCTGCCCCTCCCTTCTCAACACCCAGCACCACTCACTGCCACCCTCCTCCAGGCTCTTTCTGACTCCACAGTttctgcctgcccctcccttctCGCTGTCATGGCCCCTCCTCCTTGGGCCTCGTCCTGACTTACTAGCCAGCCCCTCCCGTCCCCACCTCCTGTATTCTCGAGACTGAAGGGAAACTGCCCAACCAAATCCACCAGAGTAGGATCCAGAGTCTGCGTCTCTTCGTTCGAAGCAGTGGCTGCTTGGAGTGTCCCTAGCTAGGCCGTAAGGCCCTTGGCGCTGCACAACTGCTGTTAAACTCAGTGGGGCATCCAGGCGGGAGGCCTCCTATCCATTAGCTCCTGTAACAATTCTCATCACCTTTAAGGATCCAGCATCTTAGAGATCATTGCACAGGAGAAAACAGGCTTCAGCAGGAGccaaatgcatttctttttttttttttaattttatttattttatttggttgtgctgggtcttagttgtggcaggcgggctccttagttgcagcatgcatgtgggatctacttccctgaccagggatggaacccaggccccctgcattgggagcacggagcctTAACCtgtgcaccaccagtgaagtcctgcCAAATGCATTTCTATCTGACTCCCTGAATGAATCCTGTAACCAGTGATCACCCCAGCCAAGCTTCACAGGACCTTTTACTACCAGTCAGGGTAGCAAGCCCCTGAGGTAGGTATGGCTATGTCCCCACTTCACAAGTGAGGCCAAGTGACCTGTCCAAGCTCACACAGCCAGTagctgacagagctgggatttgaacctagccAGGATGGCTCAAgaatctttgccttttttttttttataagtttatttatttaattggctgtgttgggtcttttttgctctgcacagactttcttttagt includes:
- the LOC130837899 gene encoding F-box only protein 27-like isoform X1 → MQVAPGPSEDNMWASGGLPAGVPAPDPKPKEALGLGQLPTELLEMVLVHVPPHTLLGHCRQVCRRWRDLVDGQHLWLSVLARDHAALSPILRTYLPPADDPRPCVLGRFCERRPIGRNLLQKPKGEEDFLKWPVLSGGDTWAAEENGEDSPRACMQTSFLSSYRWCQKKQVLNLEEEGFWPELLDSGKLEICVSAWWTDRQYTNSLYRLIVQLLDANQAVLHHYSPLPFPIQQCRNSFSFEASHVFSNLKKGVRFVSLEHWVPDIDFWPEQYGFYLFNSSVIVRVRLS
- the LOC130837899 gene encoding F-box only protein 27-like isoform X3, giving the protein MQVAPGPSEDNMWASGGLPAGVPAPDPKPKEALGLGQLPTELLEMVLVHVPPHTLLGHCRQVCRRWRDLVDGQHLWLSVLARDHAALSPILRTYLPPADDPRPCVLGRFCERRPIGRNLLQKPKGEEDFLKWPVLSGGDTWAAEENGEDSPRACMQTSFLSSYRWCQKKQVLNLEEEGFWPELLDSGKLEICVSAWWTDRQYTNSLYRLIVQLLDANQAVLHHYSPLPFPIQQCRNSFSFEFGLPHSMVASGQSAASWWPRTLP
- the LOC130837899 gene encoding F-box only protein 27-like isoform X2: MWASGGLPAGVPAPDPKPKEALGLGQLPTELLEMVLVHVPPHTLLGHCRQVCRRWRDLVDGQHLWLSVLARDHAALSPILRTYLPPADDPRPCVLGRFCERRPIGRNLLQKPKGEEDFLKWPVLSGGDTWAAEENGEDSPRACMQTSFLSSYRWCQKKQVLNLEEEGFWPELLDSGKLEICVSAWWTDRQYTNSLYRLIVQLLDANQAVLHHYSPLPFPIQQCRNSFSFEASHVFSNLKKGVRFVSLEHWVPDIDFWPEQYGFYLFNSSVIVRVRLS